One segment of Carya illinoinensis cultivar Pawnee chromosome 1, C.illinoinensisPawnee_v1, whole genome shotgun sequence DNA contains the following:
- the LOC122296359 gene encoding uncharacterized protein LOC122296359, producing MSVDFKSTEDSISNVRTQVLRSISFTIESIGKDINSYHILDDDICFDEKEFQFRGIDDKLAVEILEEDIAASQSLNSEQQHVYNEVLEKIFANQNAAFFADGPGRTTHSRFKLPLDTDERSTCCVSKQSALANLLRVAKLIIWDGAPITRKQHIEVLDKMLRDINDLDVTFGGKVIVFGGDFRQVLLVVHKGIRQEQINSSLVYSYLWPTLTKFRLTENMRARLDPVFSDYMLEVANGMPPNTVDKTIKISSKMLISMIMIALL from the exons ATGTCAGTTGATTTCAAATCAACAGAAGATTCTATATCAAATGTAAGAACCCAAGTATTGAGATCAATCTCTTTTACAATTGAATCAATAGGAAAAGACATTAATTCCTACCATATTCTTGATGACGACATTTGCTTCgatgaaaaagaatttcaatTTAGAGGAATCGATGATAAATTGGCTGTTGAAATTCTAGAAGAGGATATTGCCGCATCACAATCTCTTAATAGTGAACAACAACATGTCTATAATGAAGTGCtggaaaaaatatttgcaaacCAAAATGCAGCATTCTTTGCAGATGGCCCAG GTCGAACAACACACTCACGTTTCAAGCTTCCGCTTGATACTGACGAAAGAAGCACGTGCTGTGTCAGCAAACAAAGTGCACTGGCAAACCTATTACGTGTagcaaaattaataatttgggATGGGGCTCCAATCACGAGAAAACAACACATAGAAGTATTGGATAAAATGTTACGAGACATCAATGATTTAGATGTAACATTCGGTGGGAAGGTTATTGTTTTCGGTGGAGATTTTCGACAGGTTTTACTCGTGGTTCATAAAGGAATAAGACAAGAACAGATTAATTCCAGTTTGGTTTATTCCTATTTGTGGCCTACATTGACCAAGTTCCGATTAACTGAAAATATGCGAGCAAGACTTGATCCAGTTTTTTCAGATTATATGTTAGAAGTTGCAAACGGAATGCCGCCAAACACAGTTGataaaaccataaaaatttcgagTAAGATGCTTATTTCCATGATAATGATAGCACTTCTTTAG